In Microbacterium enclense, one genomic interval encodes:
- a CDS encoding VOC family protein, with translation MPSLPLRPPAGHNTINPFAIVPDALAFIRFVESVFGGKEAEHVRTPDRDGSLIHAEVVVGDSTIMVCDRKDEWPFTPALLQIYVTDARACLEEAIRHGARVVTPVSDFYGGYRLARLLDPWDNLWWLYEPTAPAPPVTRTSETDWHDRKPSLVYTSLMATMRTLGRHENDG, from the coding sequence ATGCCTTCCCTGCCACTCCGCCCGCCCGCCGGACACAACACCATCAACCCGTTCGCCATCGTTCCCGACGCCCTCGCGTTCATCCGCTTCGTCGAGTCGGTCTTCGGCGGCAAGGAGGCTGAACACGTTCGCACGCCGGATCGTGACGGGTCCCTCATCCACGCCGAGGTCGTGGTCGGCGACTCCACGATCATGGTCTGCGACCGGAAAGACGAGTGGCCGTTCACGCCCGCTCTTCTGCAGATCTATGTGACCGACGCTCGAGCGTGCCTCGAGGAAGCCATCCGACACGGGGCGCGGGTCGTCACGCCCGTGTCCGACTTCTACGGCGGCTACCGCCTCGCGCGCCTGCTCGACCCGTGGGACAACCTGTGGTGGCTCTACGAGCCGACCGCACCCGCCCCGCCGGTCACGCGGACCAGCGAAACGGACTGGCACGACCGCAAGCCGAGCCTCGTCTACACCTCCCTCATGGCCACGATGCGCACCCTCGGCCGCCACGAGAACGACGGCTAG